A genome region from Geobacter pickeringii includes the following:
- a CDS encoding carboxypeptidase-like regulatory domain-containing protein yields the protein MMRLWLFLVGLALAAAVTAHAAAPAIIRATVLDVAGKPVAGAKIFVYDSADTRRPADFISPGSDRQGRIVLQVPPGRYWAVARLKKDGSYGPLMPGDKHSGEPTALEPAAGEELASEFVVADIRDVGRQRETVASESVVVRGRIVDPSGAPVAGAYVFANRTKAGKGIPEFLSAGSDADGNFTLYLPAGGRYYAGAARRFPPESGAGGLREIVPEAGKRDIVMDVPLAVQ from the coding sequence ATGATGCGCCTTTGGCTGTTCCTTGTCGGGCTTGCGCTGGCGGCCGCGGTCACGGCCCATGCCGCGGCGCCGGCAATCATCAGAGCCACGGTCCTCGATGTGGCCGGCAAACCGGTGGCGGGGGCCAAAATTTTTGTGTACGACAGTGCCGACACGCGCCGCCCCGCCGATTTCATCTCGCCGGGGTCTGACCGGCAAGGGCGGATCGTGCTCCAGGTGCCGCCGGGGCGCTACTGGGCGGTGGCACGGCTCAAGAAGGACGGCTCGTACGGGCCCCTCATGCCGGGGGACAAGCACTCGGGCGAACCGACGGCGCTGGAGCCGGCTGCCGGGGAAGAGCTCGCCAGCGAGTTCGTGGTGGCCGATATCCGGGACGTGGGGCGGCAGCGGGAGACCGTGGCCTCCGAATCCGTCGTGGTCCGGGGACGCATCGTCGATCCGTCCGGCGCACCGGTTGCCGGGGCCTATGTCTTTGCCAACCGGACGAAAGCAGGGAAGGGAATACCCGAGTTCCTTTCGGCAGGAAGCGATGCCGACGGGAATTTTACCCTCTATCTTCCGGCGGGGGGGCGCTATTACGCGGGTGCGGCCCGGCGGTTCCCCCCGGAATCCGGTGCCGGCGGGCTTCGGGAGATCGTGCCGGAAGCAGGGAAAAGGGATATTGTCATGGATGTGCCGCTTGCGGTACAGTAA
- a CDS encoding type 2 periplasmic-binding domain-containing protein → MKKIGLLVIAGMVFVCAQLGDACVGRTLLIGVPGTAGDRMLAEMVSTLINERTGTAVKIQTYRDAKEVYEAVKQGKVNIIIDNPEHALALLGRPNEPNGKKAYEIVKGEYRKKLNLAWLEPFGMAQGYAPVLTMETLENYPALPKLLAKLAGALNGDAYAKLLKSSDTGDKSKKAAKDFLRARKLI, encoded by the coding sequence ATGAAAAAAATCGGTTTGCTGGTTATCGCGGGGATGGTTTTCGTCTGTGCGCAGTTGGGCGATGCCTGTGTCGGCAGGACGCTCCTGATCGGTGTTCCCGGCACCGCCGGCGACCGGATGCTGGCGGAGATGGTTTCGACCCTGATCAACGAGCGGACCGGCACCGCGGTGAAGATCCAGACCTACCGGGACGCCAAAGAGGTTTATGAGGCGGTGAAGCAGGGTAAGGTGAACATCATCATTGACAATCCGGAGCATGCCCTGGCGCTCCTTGGCAGGCCGAACGAGCCCAACGGGAAAAAGGCCTACGAGATCGTCAAGGGTGAGTACCGCAAGAAACTGAACCTTGCCTGGCTCGAACCGTTCGGGATGGCCCAGGGATACGCACCGGTCCTGACGATGGAGACCCTTGAGAACTATCCCGCCCTCCCGAAACTCCTGGCCAAGCTTGCCGGCGCCCTGAACGGCGATGCCTATGCGAAGCTCCTCAAGTCGTCCGATACGGGGGACAAGTCGAAAAAGGCGGCGAAGGATTTTCTGAGGGCAAGGAAGCTCATCTGA